Genomic DNA from Pseudomonas sp. CCC3.1:
ACAATGACCTTGTCGCCATTTCCAGCTCTTTTGATCGACTCAAGGGTCTGCATCAACCATTGCAGCTTCGGCGAGTTGTCGCGCAATCGCTTGTCTGGCTGAACGCTGTAAGGATGAGCACAAATGAGCTTGAGCTTGTGCAGCAACCCGAGCATGCCGGAGGTCTTTTGATCGAGCTGTTCTTCGATCTGCTGCTTCTGGCTGTACGCGGATATTTCGGACAGGTACAGATTGCGTTGCAAGGCATGCATGCTAAGTGAACGGCATGCTGTGTCTTCGATTTTGGCGGGCAGGTCTTTGGCAATGTCCTGCTTGGTTCGGCGCAAAGTCTGCGGATCGATAAGCCCTCGAAGGCGCTCCAGGGCAACCGTGTCACGCTCCAACGCGGCTTCGATTGGGCGCTGATACTCGCGACCGAACTGGTTCAATCCCCCTAGAAAACCTGGTTGAATGAAGTCGAATAGACACCAGAGATCGATCAGGGTGTTCTCGACAGGCGTACCGGTACACGCCACTCGAAATCTTGCAGGAATGGCTTTGATCGCTTGAGTCACCAGTGCCGCGGGATTCTTCAGCTTCTGCGCTTCATCGCACACGACGATCGACCACTGCTGGCGCGCCAGGGAAAACTCCTGATCGCGAAGTGTCTCGTAAGTCGTCAGGACGATTCGGGCGCCGCCCACCCAACCTGGGCGCAGCAAATTCTTGATGCCCTTGGCTTTCAAGTCAGCAGGGATTTCTTCCTTCTTGAACTTCACTGCACTCAAGGCTGAGCCATAGAGCTTCAACACTGGTAGCGCATCAGCGAAGAAGAACCGATGAAGCTCACGCTCCCAGTTATCAAGCAACGAAACTGGGGCGACGATAAGTGTCGGTTTGTCTTGTGGATATTTTTCCAGGTACCAGACAAGGAAGGTGAGCAACTGGATCGTTTTCCCAAGCCCCATATCATCAGCGAGCAAGCAACCTGACACGTCCGCGGGGGACAAGCGGAACAAATGCTGCAACCACGCGACGCCTTGAAGCTGGTGCTCACGCAATACGACCTCAGGCTTGAGCAAGCTGGGCAACTCTGGTATTGCATCCAAAGCGGCGCGTAATGCTGCTTGGCGAATCTCAACGTAGGTCGGTTCGTCGATGTTGTGGCCGATTTGCAGTACGGCGCGACCAACTTTTTCCTGTTGCTGGACCAGGCCGGTCTCGACAGGGGCGATCTTCTTGGACCAGGCATTAAACAGTTGCTCGGCGGCGGCAATCGACAGCGGTGTTTCGGACTCTGGCAAACAGACCGTTTCATCACCGGCAGCGCGAGCTTCGTCCAGCCGCTGCTCAAACGCTTCAAATTGAGCACGGTCGGATGGATCCCAACGCCCAAAAATTTCTGCGTCAATGCCCAGCGCCGCCACATCCTTCGGCAACCAGTTCTCGGTCGCCTCCTTGACGAGGAAAGGCGAAGTAATTCTTTCCGCTTCCCCGATGCCAGTCACACGGTCGCCGTAAAGAGACAGGTCTAGGACTGAGTCGAACTCAGTACCGGCCGCTTCGTTTTGCCAACGCTTAAGCAGATCGCTGATGCCTGCCAACTGGCGCAAATCAAAATCGCTGAGTTCCAGCTCATAGCCCTGCCAGAAACCAGCTGGCATGCCAGCGGCCAATTTCAGCTGCAACTCATGCACGAATGGCGCGAGTTCATAAGCCGCTTTGAACTCGACTTCGATGGGCGCTTGCGGGGTTTGCGAGATCGGTTCGAGCGTCAGGTTTACCTGCTCGATGCGATGTTCCGCTTCATCCATTTTGGGTTCCAGATGAAAGCGGTGAAAGAAAATCCCAGCCTCAGCCAGGTCGTCTTCATAGGTCTCGGTATCCAGCACTTGCGCGGCACTTTCGCCGAGTACGCTGTACGGATTGCGGACGAATGAAAGAGCATCGTCGCCAGCGACCCGACGCCCGGGCAACGAGCGCACATAGTCCAATACTGATTTGACTTCGGGCTCAATCAGGACGTGTGTTAACGATCCATCATCACCGATCACCCGATATCGATCCTGAACCTGATTGGCACCGTCAAAACTCTCAAGCCAGTTTGCCGGCTGACCTTCGAAAGTTGGTTGCAGTTCGATAACCGGCGTATTACCTACTGTCGATTTTCGCGGGTTGAGTCGCAAGCTTTCAGGTTTGATAACGACGGTCTTATCCAGGAAACCATCCAAACCGGCACCCGCCTTGCGCGCCAGCTTCCTGATACTGGCCCAGCCGACCTGGTTGGTTAATTCACCTGGCTCACTTTGTTGAGCCAGATAAAGTTGTCGTACCGCACCAGTCAGTTTCCAGCACGACTCAGGCAGAACTTCCATTGTTCCGTGATACTGGACAATGGCGCCCGTACGCTGCACCTGCACATTTGCATTGGACTGGGGGTCACGCCATCCACTGATGGAGACTTTGAAGTCGTCGGAGGCAAGACTGCCCTGGCTGCTCAGTTGAGGAATGAGTGCAGTCTTTGATGGCAAGCCCAATAGCGGCACGCTTGTTAAGTGCTCTGGTTCATCCAGAAGCCGATAGAGCTCATCCCATGTCAGCAGCCAGCCATCGCTGAGTTGGGAGACGAACTCTTCTTCTTCCAACTGATCTAGATAGCTTGCCAGCGGCCAGGACTCCGTATTCTCCGCCAAGCTCAGGGGATAACAAATGCCCTGCTCCTCAATGGAAAAAACAGGCTCAGTATTTTCTACCGCCGAATTCGGCTGCAGGCCAATGCCTTTGAGGAAACGCTTGAGCATTACTGTCTCCAGAACCGGAGTGGCTGGTGATTGACGGGCTTGAAGCCCAGGCGTTGGAGCGCAGCAACAGCGGCCAGATCGTTGTCATCGAGCTGGACCTGAAACGCACCGCCGCGCGCGCGCTGGTCATAGACTTTGTGTTTGACCGACTTCAGGGCGTCACGGACTTGGTCTTCGAAAGGCAATGGTTTGGCTGAACCTGGCGCTCCGGCCTGACTTTGCACACGAATACCCAATTTCTCGAGGGCATCATCGAATTTGCTGAGCCAGCCCTCTACGCGATTTGGGCGGCTAGGTGCAGGTGAATGCCGCATAGGATTGAAAGCACTTGCCTGCTTCAGATCTGCTTTAAGTGCAAGCTGAGATTTGTCCGGATTGAACGGTGAATTATCTGCTTTGTACACATAGCAGGCATTACCTGTTCCAGAAAACTCCACGAAAAAGTAGTTTCCAATCTGCATGACTACAGCATTATTGTGCCCGGGACCGCCTACCAACTTGCTCAAGCGCCCTTTGTTCTTCTCACGGAAATGAACGAAGTCCCGCCCACTGTCTTGCCAGGCGTCGGAGCCCATGACGATTCGGGTGTAGCTCATTTGGTTGGCAAATCTTAGCCAGTAATACAGGCGCGACTGATCAACCTCGGAGTCTCCCTTCAACAGGTTGAAGAAGTGCTCCAGATCTTCCTTCGCGAACCACGCAACGACCATTGCACAGACATCTTTTTCAACGTACTGCAGCCAGCTGTTTTGTCTGGAACGGATCTGAGGGCTACCCCAGTTGTCGAGGGCGACCTGTTTGAGCAGCGACGACGGCTTCTCTCGATACGCTGCCAAGTGATAACGCGACAGGCATGCACTCAGAATGTCGTTCATGTGCCGCGGATGCTGCCGGCCGATGTCGACAAGGTCGGCTAAGCGCTGAGAAAACTCGGCGTCATCCAACATAAAAATACGAGAGATAAGTACGTTAAAGATCCTTCGCCACAGCCAACTGCTGTCAGGGATCTGCGCAATCGTCTGCAATGCCGAAAGGTCGCTGATCTCTCCCTTGAACATCTGGTCACCCAGCCTGGCACCTGCCTGCTCGGAAAAAAGCTCCTGATGCTGCTGGACGATATGCACCCATTCCTTCTCGCGTTTTTGCTGACCTCTGACGCATTCGAAGCCAAGCTGAACGTCTGCCCGCAACACACACCAATTGGCGTTTTGATCAGGCGTGGCGGCCTCGTACCCAAAGTAGCTAAAGCACAGCGCCAACCAATCTCGGCGGCTCAATCTCCGTTTTTCAATGCGGTGATGGATTTCTTTATGCACTCGGTCAAAAAGCTGGTCATCGTCCAGTATCGGTCCGACTCGCTCACTCTTGTCCGAGAGACCGGCAAAAACCAAACGCCATTCTGAGGCGTTGAGTGGGAGTACATTGCGGAATTTGTTTATCGCAGCGCGGCGTTTTTCCTGAGGTGGCGGCAAAGCTTTTTCAGCGCGTTCGAATCTTTCGTAAAGATCAATTCCCGCAGCACCCAGACGGGGGAATCGCGCCAACGGTTCAGGCGCCGGCCCCGTGCGATGTGCCAACAGACTCAGGTTAATAGCGGCGGAAAGCCTCGCGATTGGGCTAGTCATCGGCTCATCGCCAACTGACACTTTTCCATATCAGTGTTATTGAACACCGGTACCTCTGGCTTGAGGTTGTCCTCCTTTTCCTTCAAGCCAAAGAACTGCATGCGCAACTCCACTCGCCGGCTTTCTTCCTTGGTGTCCTTTGCATTGTTGAACGACACACCGCCCGCCAGGAAAATCGATCTGATTTGCTGTTGGTGCTCCCCCGACAATCCGACTTGGAGCGGGCTGCGGCTATCGAGCAGACTACACATCACCCACTCTGAACGCTGCAGTGAAAGGTGCAGGTTATAAAGATAAGAACCGTCGGTGTCTGTCGATCCCTCGATCACAACCTGTTTGAACCACTTTCGGCCTTCTTCACTGTTAGCCGCGTCCAGAATCATTGGCACAACCTCCTGAAGTGCCGACTGGCCATCGTTGCTCAGCGCGTACTGGTTATGACCAAAGCGGCCAGCATCCCCGAAGCTAATTCGGTTGTCCTTGCAATCCACGACGATAGTTTTACTGGCAGTCTTCGCCTTAAGGCTCAGGTCCTCGCAGATCTGACTAATGTCCCTATTACGCTGCTTCTCTCCTTGCTCCGCTTGGTTAATGCGCTGTGTCACAGAGCTCAAAGCTGCCACCATGACCACAAGAAATAGAATCATCATAGCGGTCATCAAATCAGCGAAGGAGATCCAGAAAGGCTTCTCTCCCTCGTCTTTTGAACGGGCAACCGAAGGCATTTGCTTACCAAACATCGACTAGCCTCCGTTATCGCCTGATTTTTTCCATGATTTCACCAAACTCCTCGAGACTGTCCTTGACCCCGTCTACACCGCCCGCGAGGCTAGTCACCGCTTTATGAAGCTCGTTATCCAAGCTGCCCAAAGTTTGTTTCAATGCGCTTTCCATGCCATTACCGAACTCTTTGAAGCCGTTACCCAGCACACCACTGATGTTTTCCAGGTATTCATACACTTCACGGTTAAGCGCCTGCATCCGCTCGCTTTGCACCTTCAGGTCCTGGAGATACTGACTGCGACCGCTGGCCTCACCTTGTGCGCTTGCGACAACCCCTTCGATGACCGCGAGAGTTTTTGCAAGCGCTTCACGATTGTTTCGATAGTCCGCGACCACGGTGTTCAACTCACGTGATGCCTGTGCAAGCTCAGTACCTGCGCCCTGGACTGTGCCCATCAGCCCAGCGGTCGACTCGCTGGCTCGCGCAACGCTTTGTCCGGCCGTTTCAAACCGCTCAGCCGCCGCCCGCATCTTGTCTGCGCCTAGCTGCATGCTCTGCAAATGCTGCTCTGTTTGGGCACTCAATGCCTTAACGGTGTCCTGTGCAGATTTCTGTTGCTCTGACACTGTTTGCAGCAACGCCTTGACCTGTTCGTCAAGACCGCCCACCAAGTCACGGGTGCCTTGATGCAGGTCAGCCTGTGCAGCGCGGGTGGTTTGATCCATCTGCTGCTGGCCGCGCTCCAATTGCTTGAAGACTGCCGAGAGTTGCTCACCCAGCACCTCAACGGAGCCCGCAATTTTCGCCATGGTGTCCTGTTGACCTTGGCCGATGTTCTGCTTGATCGACTCAACAAAAGCCTGGAGATTCTCAGCCATTGCCTGTTGGCGAGTCTCGCTTTGAGCAAACAACTTCTCCAACTGCTCGGCCATTCGAGCACCTGCCCCCTCCCCTTCGTTGCCGATCCGGGCAACCGAAGCCTGGAGATTGGCGAGCATCTCGTTCATCCCCGCTTGCATGGCGTTCTGTCCGGCCTGCATATCGGAGAGTAACTGGGCGATCATGGTCGAGCTGTTTTGGGTCGAGGACTCGCTAGCCGAACGCATATCCTGGATCAGCGTCGAAAAGCCCTGCTGCATCGACTGCATGGCGGCAACGGACTGGCCCATCAGTTCGTGTAGACCGTTGAACTGTTGGCCGAACGTACCTTCCAGCTTGTTCATGAAGGCAACTAGAACATCCTGAAGAAGGTTCTGTACTTGCCCTGACTGATCGCCACTGGCAGCCTGAACCGCACCCGCGATAGCTTCAAGGGGGGATTTGAGACTGTTCTCAATCGCACTGCTTACCTGATCGGCCAACAACTGCCCAGAGTCACGGTAAGTCGTTGACAAGGTATCCGCTAATTTGAGGCTTTCGCGGACTTGGGTATCAACGAGGTTCTGCAGCATTTCCCGCAGATCGGTTACCAGGCTGTCCTTGAGCTGACGGGTTTGCACGGAGCTTTCCGCACTCGAGCGCACAAGCTCCGCTAGATATTCCTCACCGACACCGCTGTCGAAAAGCCCGTCGATGGTTTCGTTGAAAGCCTCAAGGAGCCTATAGCACTGCCCCAAACGCCACTTTTCAGTAATAGTGACGGCTATAGAGGCCATGATTGAAATAAAGGAGCCGATGAACGCAAACAACACGTCCTTGAGCAGCTTATCGACGCTGGCATTTACCTGCTCAGGGGTGCTTGGATCAAAATGCTGTAGGCCTAGCATCAAGCCGAAGAAGGTTCCGACAATACCGATGCCGGTCAAAATACCAGGCAGGTGTTTATAGAACTCGGTTCCCAGCGGGGTATCAACCACGCTTTGAGGTGAGAAAAAATGCGCGGCTCCGGCGGTGGCGCGCGACCGGACAAGAACCTGTTCGCCTTCTTGAAACTCAAACTGGTCGTGCAGCGTTTCAGCGTATTCGTGCCAAGAGTGCTCCAGCTTGCTTCCATTGAACAGTTGCTCCAATTCAGAGCGCCGTTGAGACGGGGCGAGCGCTTTCACACCGTGCACACGTTTAGTCAGTTTTTTCAGCTGACTGCTAAGTTTGAAGGATGGACAAAAATAACGGACAAAGTACCAAGCGCACAAAATGAAAACGAAGCCAACTACCGTTATTGGCGCGATCAGCTGCTCGGAGCTTGCTGCACCCCATAGATGCAACAGCGTCGAAAAATCCATACTTTCCGCCTTCAATTTAGCAATTTTTTGATGTTCGGGACGCTTGCAACAACCACATTGATGCGTCAATCGCCAATCCCGTTGGTGATCGATGACAGCACCTTGCTCGGCACGCGTTTTTCAGGGCACAACAAAGTCGGAAAGGAAGGGCGGTAGTTTCACTACGACTGATCAGGAACCTTCCGTGGACAAATGTTAGAAAATCATGTCCTTATGCCAGCACCTTAGCCTGAGCCTTGACCGTCGTAAAGCCGGACGCGATCAATGGATCCCTGATCTGAGAGATCCGATAGGCTTATCGGGTGCGTGCTCCGCGACCACTGTACAGAGACACCAAATCCCCTCCAGCCCCTCTGCAATTTAATCCGTGTCGAAACTTTGATTCTGCACAGCCAATTCGCGAACCATCAGCTCAATACGAGCGACATCTTGAGGAGTTGGAGCACGAGCGCATTTGCCGTACGCGACAGCAATAAGGCACGCGCCGACTCGCCAGAGCGAGTGAAGGAATGAACCAAGCGCCAGCAATCGCTATCAGTAGCCGTTGGTTCCACTCAAAGGCGAAATCCGAAGTACAGCTGTGGAATTGAGCTTTGGTCGACGTAAAGGCAGGAATTTCAGAAGATTCTCGAATGGTATTCCATAAGGTATTCCAATAGAAAATCTAACCGAAAATAATCAATAAAAATCAATATGATACAGAATCAATTCAGATTACCCCGGCCCACCAAATGAAACAACGAAAACCCCCGAAATCACTCAGATTCCGGGGGTTTTTGCGTTTTCATGGTCTCTTAATCTCCACATTACGTCCCACATCTCAACTGACACATTCTCGAATGCAATCGTTATTGCCGACTGCTCGATGCCAACCTGTGACAGCCCGTCCAAAATTCGTCGTTTCACCCGCCGGGCCCTAGGGCACGCGGGTGGCTAGCCCGCCCCCCCCGGTTAACAACCAAAGTTCATTGATGACTGCCTTGGTGCCAAGCGATTGAGTAGATCGCCCCCCCCCTATCGACTCCTGACCAAGCTCTTTCTTAGCTAGCAATTCTTGCCGGCAGCTAACATGTGAGAAAAACGCAAAAAAATCTGCGAAAGCAGAAAAAACTCTTACAATCCAAGGCCGGATCTCCTACACATTCTCCCCACTAATGCCCAAGAGATAGCCCCGTGAGTGACTCAGACAGCTCATCCGCACCACTGGTTGATGTAGTGAAGCTTGCCGCATCCCTTCAGCGTTTCGCAGATGATCGCGACTGGCAGCAGTTCCACTCCCCCAAAAATCTCATCTTGGCGCTCACTGGGGAGGTGGGAGAGCTGTGCGAGATTTTCCAATGGATGAGCGATGCCGATTCGCTCTCCGTAGCTAAAGATCCCGAAATCGGCCTCGCCGTAAAAGACGAATTGGCGGACGTACTGATGTATTTGGTTCGCCTGAGCAGCGTGCTCGGCATCGACCTCAACGAGGCGGTGACACGGAAACTCGCCTCGAACGGCCAGAAATACCCCGTGGATAAAGCCAAAAGCAGCAGCAAAAAGTACGACCGACTCTGATCAACCCGAATCTAAGGACAACCCGTGATCGTTTACGCTGCGACCAAACAGCAATTTCTAAAAGACAACGATAACGATGACATCGAGGACGTGATCCTCAGGCATTTCAAGGAAGCCACCGGCAAGAACGTTAGCAGGTCGGAAATCAGGTCGTGGCAAGGATCTCTAACGTATATGGCCAAGGTCCTTAGGGATGAAGGCCTGCCGAGCGACGCGGGCCTGGCCATTGAGCTGCACATTCCGCAGTCGTCGAAGCGAATCGATTTTCTGCTCACCGGTCGCGACGAAAATCAGGCAAAAAAAGCCGTCTTGATCGAATTGAAGCAATGGAGCAAGGCCAGCGCCACTACCAAGGATGCCATCGTCAAAACGGCATTGGGTGGCGGCCTCGTTGAGACCATTCACCCGTCCTATCAAGTATGGTCATACGCCGCGCTGCTGGAAGGCTTCAACGAAGCGGTGTATGACAAAAGCATCGAAATCCGTCCGTGTGCCTACCTTCATAACTACGTCAGCGACGGCATCATCGACTCAGCTCACTACGAGCCCCACATCAGCAAAGCCCCACTGTTCCTGAAAGGGCCGGATGAGCTCACCAAACTCAGAAGCTTCCTGAAAAAGCATATTGCTCACGGCGACAACAAAGAGGTTCTCTACGAACTGTCCGATGGGAAAATCCGTCCATCCAAAGCGCTAGCCGAAGCCCTCGAAGGGCTGATGACAGGCAAGCCAGAGTTCGTATTGATTGACGATCAAAAAGCAATTTTTGAATCAGCGCTTGCGGCAGCAAGCGAAGCCTCGGACCAGGCACCAAAGGTGCTGATCATTGAGGGGGGGCCGGGCACCGGGAAAACTGTTCTAGCTATCAATTTACTGGTGAGGCTCACAGAATTGAGGCTGTTAAGCAAATATGTCTCGAAGAATGCCGCCCCACGCAAGGTCTACGAAAGCAAACTGGTTGGCACCATAAAACGCAGCCATTTCTCGAATTTCTTTTCAGGCTCTGGGGCGTTCATCGACACTGAGCCCAACACATTCGATGCGCTTATCGTGGACGAAGCTCACCGGCTGAATGAGAAAAGCGGTCTTTATGGGAACCTTGGCGAAAACCAGATCAAGGAGCTGATTGAATCAGCGAAATGCTCAATTTTCTTCATCGATGAAGACCAGCGTGTGACCCTGAGCGACATAGGCAGCAAGCAGGCAATACGCGCCTTTGCCAAAGCCAAGGGTGCTGTAGTCGAGGAATATGTGCTGTCTTCACAGTTTCGCTGCAGTGGTTCTGACGGTTACATGGCATGGCTGGATGACGTGCTTGGCATTCGCTCGACAGCAAATCCGACGCTCAGCACCTCGGAGTACGAGTTCAAGGTATTCGACTCACCTCAGGCGCTGCATAACGCCATTGACGAGAAAAACCATGGAAACAAGGCTCGTGTGGTCGCGGGCTATTGCTGGCCTTGGTTGAGCAAGAAAGACCCCTCCGCTGTTGATATCGTCATTGGTGACTACAAACGCCAATGGAACCTGGACCAGGATGGCAGCCTATGGATCATCGCTGAGAACTCCATCGAGCAGGTTGGCTGCATTCATACCTGCCAAGGTTTGGAAGTCGATTACATCGGGGTGATCATCGGGCCAGACCTAGTCGTACGTGACGGTAAGGTAGTGACATCCCCGGATGAGCGCGACAAGCACGATAAATCGATTCGCGGCTGGAAAAAAATGATGAAAGAGCAACCTACCCTCGCGAAAAATGAAACAGACGTGATTATCAAAAATACATACCGAACCCTGATGACACGCGGGATGAAGGGTTGCTACCTGTACTGCACCGACAAAGAGACTGCGCAATACTTCGAGAGTCGGCTTAACCAGCACAGCAATCATTGACGCTATCGTTTGCTACCCGTGCTTGCGCAAACGTTGATTCCTGCCATAGAAGCAGATAACAGGCACTGCAGTTCCTGGCCTGCATGGTTCGAACCGCAAGATTCGACGTCTGGCCAGGCTAAAGCTCTCGATTGATTGACGCGTAAAAGAGGACGGCGCAGCTAAACGCTCAAACCCCGCTATGCGCCTCAAGGTTGCAATACTGCCCTTTGAAGTACAGCAATGGCTGTGT
This window encodes:
- the zorD gene encoding type I Zorya anti-phage system protein ZorD, with the translated sequence MLKRFLKGIGLQPNSAVENTEPVFSIEEQGICYPLSLAENTESWPLASYLDQLEEEEFVSQLSDGWLLTWDELYRLLDEPEHLTSVPLLGLPSKTALIPQLSSQGSLASDDFKVSISGWRDPQSNANVQVQRTGAIVQYHGTMEVLPESCWKLTGAVRQLYLAQQSEPGELTNQVGWASIRKLARKAGAGLDGFLDKTVVIKPESLRLNPRKSTVGNTPVIELQPTFEGQPANWLESFDGANQVQDRYRVIGDDGSLTHVLIEPEVKSVLDYVRSLPGRRVAGDDALSFVRNPYSVLGESAAQVLDTETYEDDLAEAGIFFHRFHLEPKMDEAEHRIEQVNLTLEPISQTPQAPIEVEFKAAYELAPFVHELQLKLAAGMPAGFWQGYELELSDFDLRQLAGISDLLKRWQNEAAGTEFDSVLDLSLYGDRVTGIGEAERITSPFLVKEATENWLPKDVAALGIDAEIFGRWDPSDRAQFEAFEQRLDEARAAGDETVCLPESETPLSIAAAEQLFNAWSKKIAPVETGLVQQQEKVGRAVLQIGHNIDEPTYVEIRQAALRAALDAIPELPSLLKPEVVLREHQLQGVAWLQHLFRLSPADVSGCLLADDMGLGKTIQLLTFLVWYLEKYPQDKPTLIVAPVSLLDNWERELHRFFFADALPVLKLYGSALSAVKFKKEEIPADLKAKGIKNLLRPGWVGGARIVLTTYETLRDQEFSLARQQWSIVVCDEAQKLKNPAALVTQAIKAIPARFRVACTGTPVENTLIDLWCLFDFIQPGFLGGLNQFGREYQRPIEAALERDTVALERLRGLIDPQTLRRTKQDIAKDLPAKIEDTACRSLSMHALQRNLYLSEISAYSQKQQIEEQLDQKTSGMLGLLHKLKLICAHPYSVQPDKRLRDNSPKLQWLMQTLESIKRAGNGDKVIVFTELRDIQRELQHSIQEHFGFRATVINGDTSTSSQSANSRQRLIDQFQELPGFAVIILSTIAVGFGVNVQAANHVIHFTRCWNPAKEDQATDRAYRIGQEKDVYVYYPTVRDAQMPTFEATLDELLSKRRALARDMLSGASDIQASDFEALLKTR
- the zorC gene encoding type I Zorya anti-phage system protein ZorC, whose translation is MTSPIARLSAAINLSLLAHRTGPAPEPLARFPRLGAAGIDLYERFERAEKALPPPQEKRRAAINKFRNVLPLNASEWRLVFAGLSDKSERVGPILDDDQLFDRVHKEIHHRIEKRRLSRRDWLALCFSYFGYEAATPDQNANWCVLRADVQLGFECVRGQQKREKEWVHIVQQHQELFSEQAGARLGDQMFKGEISDLSALQTIAQIPDSSWLWRRIFNVLISRIFMLDDAEFSQRLADLVDIGRQHPRHMNDILSACLSRYHLAAYREKPSSLLKQVALDNWGSPQIRSRQNSWLQYVEKDVCAMVVAWFAKEDLEHFFNLLKGDSEVDQSRLYYWLRFANQMSYTRIVMGSDAWQDSGRDFVHFREKNKGRLSKLVGGPGHNNAVVMQIGNYFFVEFSGTGNACYVYKADNSPFNPDKSQLALKADLKQASAFNPMRHSPAPSRPNRVEGWLSKFDDALEKLGIRVQSQAGAPGSAKPLPFEDQVRDALKSVKHKVYDQRARGGAFQVQLDDNDLAAVAALQRLGFKPVNHQPLRFWRQ
- the zorB1 gene encoding type I Zorya anti-phage system protein ZorB1 — protein: MFGKQMPSVARSKDEGEKPFWISFADLMTAMMILFLVVMVAALSSVTQRINQAEQGEKQRNRDISQICEDLSLKAKTASKTIVVDCKDNRISFGDAGRFGHNQYALSNDGQSALQEVVPMILDAANSEEGRKWFKQVVIEGSTDTDGSYLYNLHLSLQRSEWVMCSLLDSRSPLQVGLSGEHQQQIRSIFLAGGVSFNNAKDTKEESRRVELRMQFFGLKEKEDNLKPEVPVFNNTDMEKCQLAMSR
- the zorA1 gene encoding type I Zorya anti-phage system protein ZorA1; the encoded protein is MDFSTLLHLWGAASSEQLIAPITVVGFVFILCAWYFVRYFCPSFKLSSQLKKLTKRVHGVKALAPSQRRSELEQLFNGSKLEHSWHEYAETLHDQFEFQEGEQVLVRSRATAGAAHFFSPQSVVDTPLGTEFYKHLPGILTGIGIVGTFFGLMLGLQHFDPSTPEQVNASVDKLLKDVLFAFIGSFISIMASIAVTITEKWRLGQCYRLLEAFNETIDGLFDSGVGEEYLAELVRSSAESSVQTRQLKDSLVTDLREMLQNLVDTQVRESLKLADTLSTTYRDSGQLLADQVSSAIENSLKSPLEAIAGAVQAASGDQSGQVQNLLQDVLVAFMNKLEGTFGQQFNGLHELMGQSVAAMQSMQQGFSTLIQDMRSASESSTQNSSTMIAQLLSDMQAGQNAMQAGMNEMLANLQASVARIGNEGEGAGARMAEQLEKLFAQSETRQQAMAENLQAFVESIKQNIGQGQQDTMAKIAGSVEVLGEQLSAVFKQLERGQQQMDQTTRAAQADLHQGTRDLVGGLDEQVKALLQTVSEQQKSAQDTVKALSAQTEQHLQSMQLGADKMRAAAERFETAGQSVARASESTAGLMGTVQGAGTELAQASRELNTVVADYRNNREALAKTLAVIEGVVASAQGEASGRSQYLQDLKVQSERMQALNREVYEYLENISGVLGNGFKEFGNGMESALKQTLGSLDNELHKAVTSLAGGVDGVKDSLEEFGEIMEKIRR
- a CDS encoding nucleotide pyrophosphohydrolase; its protein translation is MSDSDSSSAPLVDVVKLAASLQRFADDRDWQQFHSPKNLILALTGEVGELCEIFQWMSDADSLSVAKDPEIGLAVKDELADVLMYLVRLSSVLGIDLNEAVTRKLASNGQKYPVDKAKSSSKKYDRL
- a CDS encoding DUF2075 domain-containing protein, which produces MIVYAATKQQFLKDNDNDDIEDVILRHFKEATGKNVSRSEIRSWQGSLTYMAKVLRDEGLPSDAGLAIELHIPQSSKRIDFLLTGRDENQAKKAVLIELKQWSKASATTKDAIVKTALGGGLVETIHPSYQVWSYAALLEGFNEAVYDKSIEIRPCAYLHNYVSDGIIDSAHYEPHISKAPLFLKGPDELTKLRSFLKKHIAHGDNKEVLYELSDGKIRPSKALAEALEGLMTGKPEFVLIDDQKAIFESALAAASEASDQAPKVLIIEGGPGTGKTVLAINLLVRLTELRLLSKYVSKNAAPRKVYESKLVGTIKRSHFSNFFSGSGAFIDTEPNTFDALIVDEAHRLNEKSGLYGNLGENQIKELIESAKCSIFFIDEDQRVTLSDIGSKQAIRAFAKAKGAVVEEYVLSSQFRCSGSDGYMAWLDDVLGIRSTANPTLSTSEYEFKVFDSPQALHNAIDEKNHGNKARVVAGYCWPWLSKKDPSAVDIVIGDYKRQWNLDQDGSLWIIAENSIEQVGCIHTCQGLEVDYIGVIIGPDLVVRDGKVVTSPDERDKHDKSIRGWKKMMKEQPTLAKNETDVIIKNTYRTLMTRGMKGCYLYCTDKETAQYFESRLNQHSNH